The stretch of DNA GTCGTCGCGGATCTCGACGCAGGACTCGGACAGGAGGATGTCACAGCGTCGGGCGCCCGAGTGCCGGATGACGTTGGTGACGCCCTCGCGCACCGACCAGGCGAAGAGCTCGCGCAGCTCGGTCGGCACGATCTCGGTCGCCTGCGGGACGTGCGGCGAGATCTCGGCCGTGGCCAACGCGGCCCGGGCGCGGGCCAGCTCGCCGGGCAGGGTGAGCTCGCGGTACCCCTCGACGGCGCGCCGGATGTCGGCCAGCGCGTCGCGGGAGAGGCGTTCGAGGTCGGCGATCTCCACCCGCGCCCGCGCGGCGTCGACCTCGATCAGCCGCTGGGCGAGCTCGGCCTTGACGGTGATGACCGTCAGCGAGTGGCCCAGGATGTCGTGCAGGTCGCGGGCGAACCGGTTGCGCTCGTTGTCGACCGCGAGCACGGTGTTCTGCTCGTTGGCGCGCCACAGCTGCACGTTGCGGCGTACGACGGTGCGCATGCCCAGGATCGCCAGCGAGGCCATCAGGGTGCCCAACGCCACGCCGCCCTGCCCGGGCCAGCCCTGCAGCTGACCGACCACGATCACCGCGGCGACCATGGCGACGTCGAGCACGACGGTGATCCGCAGCGGCAGCGACATCATCGCGGCGGCCGCCACGAAGACGGCGGCGGCGGTGGCGTTCGTGCCGAGCGCCGCGGTGCTGATGACGCCGAGCACCACCAGAGCGCCGATGAAGGGCAGCGCCTGGCGCAGCGGCGGTTGCTCGATCATCCGCAGCCGGACCCGGTCGGTCCCCACGAACATCAAGGTGTAGAGCGCCATGAACGACAGGGTGGCGATCAGGCCGATCACACCGTGGAGCTCACCGCGGGCCTGCCAGCCGTCGACCAGCGCGGGCACCATGAAGATCAGCCAGATCGCGCCCAGCCACGGCCCCGCGCCCCACCGACGGCCGGACGCCCACGGGAAGGCCTGGCCCACCGGGACGTCCAGCCCCTGGACGCGCTCCTCGTTCACAGGGACGACGGTAGTCACACCCGGGCCGTGTCCTTGCTCATCCGCC from Nocardioides sp. BP30 encodes:
- a CDS encoding sensor histidine kinase translates to MNEERVQGLDVPVGQAFPWASGRRWGAGPWLGAIWLIFMVPALVDGWQARGELHGVIGLIATLSFMALYTLMFVGTDRVRLRMIEQPPLRQALPFIGALVVLGVISTAALGTNATAAAVFVAAAAMMSLPLRITVVLDVAMVAAVIVVGQLQGWPGQGGVALGTLMASLAILGMRTVVRRNVQLWRANEQNTVLAVDNERNRFARDLHDILGHSLTVITVKAELAQRLIEVDAARARVEIADLERLSRDALADIRRAVEGYRELTLPGELARARAALATAEISPHVPQATEIVPTELRELFAWSVREGVTNVIRHSGARRCDILLSESCVEIRDDGHGPCDEHEGSGLTGLRERAAAVGAVVTTRTLSPGFSLQVARP